The Pyramidobacter piscolens W5455 DNA segment GATGCCCGAAAGCAGGAGCTTCCCGTCTCCGCAACACGATAAGATTTCTCTTGCTTTCCGCAGACGCCGCTGCGAAGAAACGGAAGGCTGATACGTCTGCCCTTCGGCGACCGCGCCGCCGCCGAGCACAAGCACGACGGCCGGGCGGCCGCGACGTTCCCCCCTTGCTTCGGGCGTCAGCGCTTCCAAAAAGGCAAGCATTTTTTTGCCGCAGAAATCGGTGCACGAAAAAGCGAAAAGCAGCGTCAGCAGCCCCAACAGGAGGCGCCGCTTAGGGGGCCACTTCCCCGCCGGGATCACAAGCAAAAAGAACGACGCCGCCAGGAAAAGCCCCAGCGGCGACAGGAGGGCGATGATCAGCGTCGACTGAAAGAAAGACCACTGGCTCATGGGCGGAGCGGAAGACGTTCGGAAGTATGCGTGTTCAAGTAAGCCTCGAGGCGCGCCCGGCTCATGCGTATGTGGGCCCTCATGGCCTCGCGCACCCTTTTCTCGTCGCGGTCCAGAAGCGCTTCGATGATTTCCACGTGCCCTTCGGCAAGATGCCTGATGTATTCGGTGTCGCCCAGCGAATACGGACGATACAGATTGATCACATCCACCAGTTCCTGCAGAGAATTCATCAGGAAGCGGTTGCCCGACGACTGATACAGGAAGGCGTGGAAACGGCGATCCTCTTCCAAATACTTTTGCGGGTCCGTATCGTTGCCCATGTGTTTGAAAATTTCGAGAAACTCTTTCAGCTCTTTTTCCGGAGGATTCACCGACACCAGCGCCGCCGCAAACATTTCCAAGTCCTCGCGCAGCTCGTAAAGCGCCCCCGCGTCGCTGATCGACGGCAAAGAAACGTAAGCCCCCTTGCGCGGCGTCAGCGTCACCAGCGAAGTTTTCGCCAGCTGGCGGATCGCTTCGCGCACCGGCGTCCGCGACACGGCCATCTTTTCCGCCAGCTCGACTTCGGAAAGCTTTTCCCCCGGCTTGATGATACCGCTCACAATAGCCTGCTTGATCTTTTCGTAAACGATCTGACGAAGATCCATGTTCTTCGCCGGATGAAGCGGATTGTACATGATCATCACCCCATCATATAGAAGCAAAGCTTTGCAACCTTTATTTATGATTATACAAAAAACATCGAGTCGCCGCAATCATGAAATCTGCACGAAGTCACGCCGAAAAGGCGGCGTTTTCCTGATAAATGTCACACGATCGCTTCCCAAGACTTCTTTCATGGCCGTTCCATACAAAAAGCCGTCCCGTTGCCGTGCCGTGCGCGACAACGAGGCGGCTTTTTTGCCCCGCTTCTTTTACTTCATGAAACGGAGGACCGCTTCGGCGATAATCGCGGAACCGAGGAACGTTCCCACGAAGACCATCAGCCCGACGAGGATGATCCTCAGTCCCTGTCTTTTCAGAAGGTCGATGTCCTTGCCGAGCGCCAGCCCGGCATAGGCCAGGATGGGCGTGCAGAGACCGACAAAGCCGATCTTGCCGGCGGCCTTGCTGATGAACGCCGCTCCGGGCAGCAGATCGGGGATCGTCACGATACAGCCCAGCGTCGTAATGTAAGCGACCGCGGGCAGACCTTTCCAGGGGATCAGCTTATGGATGATCACGCCGACCGCGACGATGCCGAGCAGCACCGCCATCCCCAGCAGCGTGTCGGCAAGGGCGACTCCCTGCATCATATTGACGACGACGCTCAGGAACGTATCGATGAGCATGAAAAGGACAAGCTGTACATTAGTCATGGTCGTATACTCCCTTCTTCTGGACTACTTCTGCGCGCCGGGCTTGCTCGGAGCGTCCTTCACGCCGCACAGGCGGACGAGGAATTCGGTCATGGGCAGACCGATGAAGACCGACATGTACAGGCCGTCCAAACCGGAGAGCATGTTGCTGGAGGCAGCCAAGGCCGTAAGCTCTTCTTTCAGGTCGGGGAACATCGCCACAAGCGGCGCCAAAGAGGTCGTCATCATGCTGGCGCTGCCGGTGCCGCAGGCCATCGCCAGGGCCTGGGGACTGAACCAGGAGATCGTCGAGGCGATGATGGAGCTCATGAAGCTGCAGAACAGGGCGCCGAAGACGGTGCCGGTGATGTACACGCCCATGACGCCCAGTCCTTCGGGAGAGTCGATGCCGTATTTTTCGCCGACGAGCGCGACGCTCGACTCGCGCGCGTTGGAAAAGGCGGCGCCGACGGCTTCGCGGCGCAGCCCCAGCAGCACGGCGAAGGGAACGCCCAGCAGGGCGGTGCCAAGGTTGCCGAACTCTTGCAGCAAAAGCGCGGGAGCCGAATGGACGACCTTCCAGAAGCTGGGTCCGACCAGCGTGCCGTAGCGGGCCATGAGCAGGAAGAACGTCACGCCGACCAGCGACGAGACCTGCATCATGTCGTCCATGGAAAGGAGCTTCATCTTGGGCAGGCTGATGACCGCGCCCAGAATGAACGAGTAGAACATGGGCACCAGAACCAGCTTGGCCGGGCCGACGTCGAACGTCTTGCCGCCGATAAGCTCGGCGACGACCGACAGGGCCAGCGCCAGTGCGTGGATCTTCCAGTTTCTCAATGCTTTGCCGACAGTTTCCATACCAAAAAGCCTCCTTCTGAAATAGAGAACGTGGAGAGATAAAGCCGAAGCTCAACCGAAGGGCACATGCCCCTCGGGCACGACCTAATATTCGGAGAAGCGGGCGTCCATGGCCGCGAGATACTGTTCTTTCGTGTAAATGGGCTTGAAGCCGCCGATGATCTCGCGAGCTTTCGCCGCGTCGTCGGCCAGCAGTTCGATGACCGTCGCCAGCAGAGCCTTGGCCGAATCCATCACCGCCGCATGGAAGTCCGTCACCTTGAACTGCGCGGAATGGAGCGCGCCGACGGAACCGCCCGCCGACGGATGGATGCCGGGCATCAAATGACAGATATCGCCCATGTCCGTCGAGGCGGCAAAGTAGGAGCCGGTCAGCACCTTGTCGCGCCCGATCAGAGCCGCGGCGTTTTCGACAAAAAGCCGGTTCAGCGAATCGGAAACCGCCAGCGGCATGTCGCCGGGAATGCTGGTAAAGTGGAACTTGCAGCCCAGAGCCTCAGCGCCGCTCTTGAAGGCACGCTCCACCTTGGCGAACACCGAGTCGATCACCGCCGCGTCGCCGGCGCGCACGTAGCCTTCGAGGCGCACGTCGTCGGGCACGCTGTTGACCGAATCGCCGCCCTTGGTGATGATGAAGTGGACGCGCACATGGTCGGAGTCGCGGAACGTCTCGCGCAGCGCGTTAACGGCGTTGATGCCGGCGACCGCGGCGTAAAGCGCGTTGATCCCCTGATCGGGCGCGGCGGCGGCGTGAGCCTGCTTGCCCTCGTAGCGCACCATGAACACGCGGAAGCCGTTGCCGTGGTCGGGGACGGAAAACGCCGGCCCCGCGGAGAACTCGCCCGCGTGGATCATCATCGCCATATCGACGTCGTCGAACTCGCCCAGACGGACGAACTCCGGCTTGCCGCACAGATAGGCGATCGTGCCCTCGTCGCGCATCTTCTTGCGGCGGTCGATCTCGATGAACTCTTCCGCGGGAACGGCCATCAGCGCCACGGAACCGTCGAGCTCCTTCATGACGCCGCTTCTGACCAGCGCCGCCGCCGCGGTCAGCACGATCGACGTCTGAAGATTGTGCCCGCAGCTGTGCGAAGCGCCGTCGAGCGGATTGGCCTGCGGGTGGTTGCGGCAAACGATGCCGTCGAGTTCGCCGATCAGCGCCACTTTTGGCCCCTTGTTTTCGCCGATGTCGGCGCGAAGCCCGGTCAGCGCGATGCCCTTCTTCAGTTTCAATCCCAGCGATTCGAGATTCCCGGCCAGTTTGGCGCTGGTGCGCGTTTCGAAAAATCCCAGCTCGGCGTTGGCCGCGATGTCTTCCGCATAGGCGCGGACCATCGGCTCCGCCGCGTCGACCGCGGCAAAAACTCTTTCCTTCAACGACTCTCTGTCAACCAACCAGAACGCCTCCCTCAAAACATAGAACGTCAATCGACGCAAAAAACAAAAGGCCGCGACTTTTTACAGAGGCCGCCTTCACACCGCGGGACGCAACACAACTTCAATTGCGACGCCTTCCTTCAAAGGTAAATCGAATATAATCTAGCGCATTCGTTTTGTCAACTATAAAATCATCAGAAATATAAAAACGAAATGTGCGCTGTTACGCAAGAGAGCGCGCCCTCCCCCGACGCGACAAAGTTCGCCGCGCGCTTCATTTTTTCCCGCGCCGACTCTTCTTGACGGATAATGCAAATCGGTGTATTCTACCTACTGTTCCATGACGCGCGCTCGTAGCTCAATTGGATAGAGTGTTGCCCTCCGGAGGCAAAGGTTGTGGGTTCAAGTCCCGCCGAGCGCGCCATTTTTTTCCGAAAAAAATACCCCGTGGTGCAACGGCAGCACAAGGGATTTTGGTTCCCTTGATCCTGGTTCGAATCCAGGCGGGGTAGCCAGTTTTGTTCAATAACTCCCCCGCGGGGAGAGGCATGTCGTTTCCTTTCGACGGATAGAAAAACAGGAGCCCAGTCTTTCCACAAGACGAGGCTCCTGTTTTTTTGTGCTGTTTTTTTGCGGAACGGGCAGGGAACAATTCCGGCGTATCAGCGGAACTTCACGATGGTCACGCCCCAGCCGCCTTCGGAGTGGTCGCCGAGGCGGTACTCGGAGACGTAGGGCAAACGGGCGCAGAGCTGGTGCACGAGCTTGCGCAGGATGCCTTCGCCGCGGCCGTGGATAACGGCGACTTCGCCGTACCCGGCGCGCATGGCCTGATCGAGGTAGCGCTCCACCATCGGGATCGCTTCGTCGGCCAGCATGCCGCGCACCATGATGGAGCTGGGCACGCCTTCCGGACGCCGCACGATGGCGATCTCGTCCGCGCTCTGCCGCGCCTGGGGCGCGGATGTCGGCGTCAACTTCGCCAGCGGCACGGTGATGCGCATGGCGCCGGCCTGCACTTCGGCGTTCTTGCCGTCGATGGCCACGATCTCGCCTTTGACGCTGCTGTCGCTGAGCTTCACGGACGAGCCGACCGCCAGTCGGGGCGCAGGGGGCGCGCGGCGCACTTCGATGGCGTTCTGGCGCACGGACGACGTGTCGCGGGTCTTGTCGATCTGCGTTTTCTGCCGGGCCATCTCGCGGTGCCCGGCCGAGCGGGCCGCGCCCTCCAGCGATTTGAGCAGCGTTCGGGCTTTCGCCTCGGCGTCGTCGAGGACTTTTTGCGATTCGCGCTCCGCTTTCAGGATCATTTCGTCCCGTTTCCGTTCGGTCTCGGAACGGCTCTGCTGAAGTTTTTTCCTTTCGGCGTCGAGCCGCTGTTTTTCCTGCGCCAGTTCGCGCGAAAGCTTCTCGACGGCCAGGCGTTTTTCCTGCAGCTGGCCGATCAGGCGCTCGACGTTCAGTTCGTCGGAACTCAGACATTCTTCGGCCCGCTTGACGATGCCGGGCGGCATGCCGTAGCGTCGGGCGATCGCCAGGGCGTTGCTCTGGCCGGGGATGCCGACGAGCAGATGATACGTGGGGCTGAGAGTCTTCATGTCGAAATCGACGCAGGCCGCTTCCACGCCGGGGGTGGTGGTCGCGAAGCGTTTGATCGGATTGTGATGGGTCGTCGCCAGCACGAGAGTCTTGCGGCGCAAAAACTCTTCCAGCACGGCGATGCCCAGGGCCGCGCCTTCCTGCGGGTCGGTGCCGGCGCCCAGTTCGTCGAGCAGCGCCAGCGAATCGGCGTCGGCGTTTTCGAGCATCGAAACGATGCGTTTCAGATGGGAACTGAACGTCGAAAGGCTCTGTTCGATGCTCTGCTCGTCGCCGACATCGGCGTAAATCGCGGAGATGTCGCCGACGCTGGAACCGTCGCCGGCGGGCACAGGCAGGCCGCACCAGGCCAGATACACGGCCAGCGCGCACGTTTTCAGCGCCACGGTCTTGCCGCCGGTATTGGGGCCCGTGACGACGAGCGCCCGGAAATCTCTGCCGCAGGAGACGTCGATGGGAACGGCGCGCTCGCCCAGCAGCGGGTGGAACACGCCGTAAAAGCAGAACTCGGAGCGTTTCGTCAGCTCGGGCACGCGCCAGCGCTTGAAATGGATCAGGTCGTCCATGCAATAGAACAGGTCGAGCTGCGCCAGCGCCGTTTCCGCTTCGTCGACGGCGTTCCGGCGGTCGAGGAGCATTTTCGTCAGTTCGCCGAAGATGCGGCGCTCTTCCTGACGCTGCTGCTCCAGCAGCGCCGCGATGCGGTTATTGAAGACGACGAGGGCGTGCGGCTCCATGTAGACGGAGTTGCCCGACGCCGATTTGTCGGTGACGATGCCGGGGAAGCGGTTGATGAAAGCCTGCTTCACCAATACGGCGAAGCGGCCGCCGCGCATCGAAAGCACGCGCTCCTGGAGCATGCCGC contains these protein-coding regions:
- a CDS encoding YdcF family protein; this translates as MSQWSFFQSTLIIALLSPLGLFLAASFFLLVIPAGKWPPKRRLLLGLLTLLFAFSCTDFCGKKMLAFLEALTPEARGERRGRPAVVLVLGGGAVAEGQTYQPSVSSQRRLRKAREILSCCGDGKLLLSGIESPLMARWLRASLPREKVLLETRSLNTEGNLRESAVLLRRLYSDERSRPQVFLVTDRFHMARAWRWAKKFMPDFEVVPSPAPSLVRDAPWHPVNFVPTCRGLELTSMAWRETLALLRDWCRSHDEKQDQ
- a CDS encoding GntR family transcriptional regulator, with the protein product MYNPLHPAKNMDLRQIVYEKIKQAIVSGIIKPGEKLSEVELAEKMAVSRTPVREAIRQLAKTSLVTLTPRKGAYVSLPSISDAGALYELREDLEMFAAALVSVNPPEKELKEFLEIFKHMGNDTDPQKYLEEDRRFHAFLYQSSGNRFLMNSLQELVDVINLYRPYSLGDTEYIRHLAEGHVEIIEALLDRDEKRVREAMRAHIRMSRARLEAYLNTHTSERLPLRP
- a CDS encoding DUF3100 domain-containing protein; amino-acid sequence: METVGKALRNWKIHALALALSVVAELIGGKTFDVGPAKLVLVPMFYSFILGAVISLPKMKLLSMDDMMQVSSLVGVTFFLLMARYGTLVGPSFWKVVHSAPALLLQEFGNLGTALLGVPFAVLLGLRREAVGAAFSNARESSVALVGEKYGIDSPEGLGVMGVYITGTVFGALFCSFMSSIIASTISWFSPQALAMACGTGSASMMTTSLAPLVAMFPDLKEELTALAASSNMLSGLDGLYMSVFIGLPMTEFLVRLCGVKDAPSKPGAQK
- a CDS encoding amidohydrolase, which produces MVDRESLKERVFAAVDAAEPMVRAYAEDIAANAELGFFETRTSAKLAGNLESLGLKLKKGIALTGLRADIGENKGPKVALIGELDGIVCRNHPQANPLDGASHSCGHNLQTSIVLTAAAALVRSGVMKELDGSVALMAVPAEEFIEIDRRKKMRDEGTIAYLCGKPEFVRLGEFDDVDMAMMIHAGEFSAGPAFSVPDHGNGFRVFMVRYEGKQAHAAAAPDQGINALYAAVAGINAVNALRETFRDSDHVRVHFIITKGGDSVNSVPDDVRLEGYVRAGDAAVIDSVFAKVERAFKSGAEALGCKFHFTSIPGDMPLAVSDSLNRLFVENAAALIGRDKVLTGSYFAASTDMGDICHLMPGIHPSAGGSVGALHSAQFKVTDFHAAVMDSAKALLATVIELLADDAAKAREIIGGFKPIYTKEQYLAAMDARFSEY
- a CDS encoding endonuclease MutS2; its protein translation is MKIDKEARQSLEIDDVLERLAAGARSELGKRALVQLEPAADMPSLISRQNLLAAYLSFTESGGNFPWNDAVQIVSAALDEARHTGLLLGEELLKARVLLTLAMAVRECAQTAKERFPPLVWFYNRIREFSDELKQLSVLNSDGSLADGASPKLREIRAELEQKRREARAVGNGFLNGPSSGMLQERVLSMRGGRFAVLVKQAFINRFPGIVTDKSASGNSVYMEPHALVVFNNRIAALLEQQRQEERRIFGELTKMLLDRRNAVDEAETALAQLDLFYCMDDLIHFKRWRVPELTKRSEFCFYGVFHPLLGERAVPIDVSCGRDFRALVVTGPNTGGKTVALKTCALAVYLAWCGLPVPAGDGSSVGDISAIYADVGDEQSIEQSLSTFSSHLKRIVSMLENADADSLALLDELGAGTDPQEGAALGIAVLEEFLRRKTLVLATTHHNPIKRFATTTPGVEAACVDFDMKTLSPTYHLLVGIPGQSNALAIARRYGMPPGIVKRAEECLSSDELNVERLIGQLQEKRLAVEKLSRELAQEKQRLDAERKKLQQSRSETERKRDEMILKAERESQKVLDDAEAKARTLLKSLEGAARSAGHREMARQKTQIDKTRDTSSVRQNAIEVRRAPPAPRLAVGSSVKLSDSSVKGEIVAIDGKNAEVQAGAMRITVPLAKLTPTSAPQARQSADEIAIVRRPEGVPSSIMVRGMLADEAIPMVERYLDQAMRAGYGEVAVIHGRGEGILRKLVHQLCARLPYVSEYRLGDHSEGGWGVTIVKFR